Below is a window of Cryptococcus neoformans var. neoformans JEC21 chromosome 12 sequence DNA.
AGACAGATGAAACTGACAAACTTGGTACAGGGCGTTTTCTACCTTAATCAGGCAATGCCTTTCGGGGGTGTGAAAGCTAGCGGTCACGGTCGTTTTGGTATATCCTGGTTTTAGATCCACCTGAATTTGCTCTGATGAAATGTCTGATAggtggcgaagaaggattaCGATCCCTGTGCTCCGTCAAGGCCATTACTGAAGACCGATTCTTCTCTTGGATTAGGACAACCATCCCTCGACCTGTCGGTAAGTCTTGCATTTCTCCCAAATTCAAGGTCGATAAACTGACACTCAACGCCAGACTTCCCATTGCCGGAAGATGGGACCGCTTGGCAGTTCTTGAAGGGATTAGTGGGCCTTGCTTACGCTCCTACTACTCCAGGAAGGGTCTCGGGGTTGGTGAACCTTGTCAAGGCGAGCACGTAGATTTGGCTGCTGGATGTCTAGAAGTGAAGTATGGTCACAATTAGATTTTGGCCACATGCCACGATTACAATTCAATATTCTCTAAATCTGTGTATACATGGCATATGTCGTGAAAATGAAGTTGATTAAGGAAGAACAATATacttttggagatggtcggGGATATGAGAGACGAGACCCTTAGATTCGAGCCACACTCGAGAGAACAAACGAGCTTGGTATCTAGAATTTCATTAGCCACAATTCGCCTTTATCGTGCACATAGACTTACCGGTAAGCACCGTCACAGAGAACAGTAACGACGGTGCtgccctttccttttcgctTCGCGAGCTCGACAGCGGACCAGACGTTGAGCGCGGAGGACGCACCAACGTAGAGACCTTCCTCGTCAAGAAGTCGGTAGATCATGTTAATGGAGGCAGAGTCGGGCACGTGGATAGCGCCAGacaggagagagagatcGGGGGCGAGGTTGTTGGTGACTCGACCTTGTCCGATACCTTTACAGAAAGGTTAAATAGGATAGTAGGAAGTTATATGTATGACTTACCCTCGGTGATAGAGCCGTTACCTTCTCGCTTGATCTCACCATTCTCAACCAAATTGAACAACACACTTCCAGGAGGGTCCGCCAACCAAGCCTCAACACGTCCGTTACTCTTCTCAGTCAGGTACCTAGTCACACCGGCAAGGGTACCACCAGTACCGGTAGAGCAAATGAAAGCATCGAGCTTGCCGCCATCGGTTTGCTCCCAGATTTCAGGACCGGTAGAGACGATGTGGGCATTTCGGTTGGCGACATTATCAAATTGGTTAGTCCAGACGGCGTTCTCAAGGGAAGCAGCGTATCGGGCAGCTTGGTGGTTGTAGTTCTGAGGGTTGTCAAAAGCGACGGCTACAAGTCAGCGGTTAGTGTGGGTCTGATAAAGACAGGCTCGTATAAAACATACCAGGGACAGGCCTGACGTCGGCACCCAACATCCTCAGCAAgtcaatcttctcctgaGATTGAGTGTCAGGCATGTAGATGACACACTTGTATCCCTTGGACCTGCAGACATGAGCAAGACCTATCCCAGTGTTACCAGCGGTACCCTCAACAACAGTGCCACCAGGTCGGATGagacccttctcctcggcgTCCTGGACAAGGTAAAGGGCGGCTCGGTCCTTGATGGAGCCACCAGGGGACATGAACTCGGCCTTCGCGAGGATATTGCAGCCGGTCTCCTCAGAGAGACGGCTGAGTCGGATCTACGAGTTTAAGTTAGCTGAGTCAGACGACTACAGAGGCGACTCACCAAAGGAGTGTTTCCGATGGCCCCAACGAAACCGTTAAC
It encodes the following:
- a CDS encoding cysteine synthase, putative, coding for MVVSRSASILRSVCPTFISSRAYATAAPAFGKPVNGFVGAIGNTPLIRLSRLSEETGCNILAKAEFMSPGGSIKDRAALYLVQDAEEKGLIRPGGTVVEGTAGNTGIGLAHVCRSKGYKCVIYMPDTQSQEKIDLLRMLGADVRPVPAVAFDNPQNYNHQAARYAASLENAVWTNQFDNVANRNAHIVSTGPEIWEQTDGGKLDAFICSTGTGGTLAGVTRYLTEKSNGRVEAWLADPPGSVLFNLVENGEIKREGNGSITEGIGQGRVTNNLAPDLSLLSGAIHVPDSASINMIYRLLDEEGLYVGASSALNVWSAVELAKRKGKGSTVVTVLCDGAYRYQARLFSRVWLESKGLVSHIPDHLQKYIVLP